The window CACTAGCCCCACCCCCAACAAACCCCTGCTCTCCTTTGGAAGATTGATTTTTGAGCTGGCATGGGGGACCAAACCAATGGGAGGATTGGAGACAGTTTGTCAATAAAGGACGGAAAGTAAAAGATTGtcaagaggagaaagaatggtgTGTTACCGGCCATGGTTTATGCCTCATTTCATAGACATTTTCCCTAAAACTTTATCGTAACAACTAGTGCGAGAAGAGGAGAAGCCACTTCTCCATCTCATGATGGAAATTGAAATGATTTACCAATGGTGTTTCAGTTCTCAACACAAACATGTCATCCAATTTCCGTAAATGGTTTTTTTGCCTTACCTACTCACTTTCATGGCAGACATGTCCTTCTAATCTTTTCTTCAAAAGATTTCATGCTAGTCATCGCTCGTGGCCTGTCTGTTACTGaatgttaggggaaaagcgaggGAAGTTGATGGCCTTATTTCCCATCATGTACCTGTCGGGAGGTACATGTGTTGCACTGATAACCcttgggggtagaaccatgaaGCTCTTCTTCCAGACCATTTGTGAGGGCACAAGTTCATGCCTCGCCACTCCCCTTACGAATGTCGAGTGGTTTTTGGTGTTTACGTGCACCGCCATCGTCCTGGCTCAGCTGCCCAACCTAAACTCTATCGCTGGTGTCTCGCTCATTGGTTCCATCACAGCCATTACTTACTGTACCATCATATGGGTGGTTTCTGTCACTCATGGTAGGGTGGCCGGTGTTTCTTATGAGCCATTGCAGCCCAAGTCTGAGGTGGCGAAGATCTTCAGTATCCTCAATGCACTTGGCATCATTGCTTTCGCTTTCAGAGGCCACAATCTCATGCTTGAAATCCAGGTGAGTAGAAATGCAAACACCTGACACACTTCAGATTTTTAAATATAGGGTAGTTATAGACGTGTTGAAATCtcttttttcttgtaaattttattgcagggtacAATGCCTTCAACTCAAAAGCATCCATCTCAGGTGCCAATGTGGAAAGGTGTGAAATTTGCGTATCTTCTCATTGCAATGTGTTTATATCCCCTTGCAATAGCGGGTTATTGGGCTTACGGAAACCTGGTAAGTTCAATCTCATAATAATATAACTTACACTTAAGCAAAATTATcaattttaaatgatttatGGATGATAGTTCCCATAATTTCATCACTTGTCCTATCATAAAATTCTTTGTTTACTAGCTACtactaggggtgaaatagggcgAGTTGGGCTGAGATTTTAACCTTGAGTCCTGGTACCTTATCCTAAGTCCAAACCAGCTCAAGAATCGGGTTAAGATGATCTCATCCCAGACCCAATTTTGTCAAGCTTAGCATAGTCAGGCTGGCCCTTATTAACCATGATTTTTGCCAAAGCCAGTTTGACCctgattttgagtttttttttttcctttcaatttgtGTCTTTNNNNNNNNNNNNNNNNNNNNttaaaaaaaaaaaaaatgatgaaataataattaatttatgtgtatatctttctcttcaaataaatatatttttgaatttttcatttatttttttggcatcGTTTAAGGctttaataattaatatatagTTATGTAAAATCAAGGTCAGGCCGGGCTCAATCCGTGGCTCTAACCCAACCCCGACTTGGCCAGGCCTTGGGTCTAAAATCCCAGCCCAAGCCTACCTACCTTGCATACTAAAAAAGCCCAACCCAAGCCGCACTCAGACTAAGAGGGTCGGGGGAGGGGGGCTCCAGTTCAAAAGGCCAAACTTATACCCCTAATTACTAATATATGAAGTTATGAAGAGCCAGAACCTATATTTCCTTGAATCAGTTTCATCTCTCTTGTACCACTCAGAGGGGTTTAGGGTGGTTACTTGAGATCCGGATTAAtatttatctcttttatttctatttgcATTGGAACCATATTGAAACTAAAGGTCTACTCTCATGATAGATAGCTCAGAACGATGGGATGTTGGGCGCCTCGTACAAATTTCATGGAAACGATGAAACCTCAAGGGTTGTCCTAGGTTTAACAAGTATGCTTGTGATAATTAACTGCCTGAGCTCTTTCCAGATATATGCATTTCCCGTCTTTGACAATTTGGAGTTTGCATACACTAGCAAGAAGAATAAGCCATGTTCAAGGTGGTTACGCGCAGGGTTTCGGGTCTTTTTTGGATGTTTGGCCTTCTTTATAGCCGTGGCACTTCCGGTCTTAGCAAGCGTGGCAGGTCTACTTGGAGGAATCGCATTACCTATCACATTAGCTTACCCATGTTTTATGTGGATTCTAATAAAGAGACCTCAACGATACGATGCAATGTGGTTCATTAACTGGGGACTTGGGATTCTTGGTATGGCTCTTAGTTTTCTAGTGATTGCTGGAGCAGTGTGGAGTATTGTGGATAGAGGTGTTCAAGCCAACTTCTTCAGACCTCCGTGAGATGAAAATTGATGAATTCACATAGTTAAGTTCTCTCATTGAGTCTGACAAAAACAAATTAAAGGGAAAATTGTGGTGTGCCCAACACCATGTTTTGTAAATAGTTGTTCTACTGGATTAGTAACTtgattttgtggatgatcatatGGATGAGCCATTTTGTAGTCCTCGGCTTGGCCACATATGTTAAGATGCACTATATGCTTGGCCACATATGTTAAGATGCACTATGTACACATCAAAATTGCTTTAGACTATGAGAAACATGAGAACTAGTCTATGTAGTCCTTCCATGCAAATACATGTATGCATTTAGTCTTGACCTTTGTGATTAAGGTTCCGTTGCCAGTAATTTGATAATTATGGAAGTATACACATATTTACTGTATATTTGGAAAAGGTTTGTTATAATAGGGTTTTGCAAGAACATGACTTTATTTATTAGTATAAAAATATTAGCTATTGTCTTTTACTGCATAACCAATGTTATGATTTGCcgtaacccaagggggtagcgtagttggtgcgcaacgaacttggtacgagctgtaaactcggacgtcctaagttcgatttTCAccaggcacaccttgggccactcacatgggggtatttagtgtttttcattgatttcaatgaaagttgaatggttctcattcaaccccgatatgacctggtccatgcggttgtggggtcagtatgggctcgtgggactagtcaggccgaaggcctggatacccgttgttaggaaaaaaaaatgtaatgatTTGTTTTATAGAAAGTATAATTTTGCAATTTTAGTCTCTATTCATTCTCAAAGGCATCATGATATTCTTCAAAATAAACCCAAGGGTCATTTTGGATATGAATATTGAGAATCTAACATCTCAATTAGAGTTGGATTTTATAAGGATCCAACTCCCCGAATGTAGAGACATATAAGGATCTCAAGGTCACACACGCCAATTTGATCTGATTTTCAAGAGCCTTGACTCTTCACCAATACATTGGATATTCAATGTGATATCCAGTGGCTGAGAGGACTCGGAGACAAATCCTAATACACTGGGGAGGATCTTAATTCATTTTTCAGACTTTGAATAAGGGGTGTGTAAGAATGTGAGGTGGATGTTTCCACCAGACTCAGAGGCATTCAGTTATAGAGCACCAGTGGCTAAAAAGTGAAGACTCTGTATTAAGAGTTGGAGgtaacaaacaaaaataaaacccaCTCAAGATTGCGAGAATACTCTACCACTAAAGATGCTAATTTTGTTGAGAAATGAAGTAATCGCCCACTCAAATAGATTAGTGGGCTTCAATTGACATTTTTAATCCTAATTATAATTATAGGACAAAGTATTGTCGTTGAAACTGATTCTTAGGTGTTGGCAGAAGAAGTTAATGGAAAGTATATATTTATCTTGGACTAGATAATCTTCTAAATCTTAACTGTTCTTTCTGACACCAAAGTAGATAGTCATAGGCTTATATGCATGTTAATTTAAGAAAAGGACTTAGATTGGACATTAAATATACTAATagctaggggtgcaagtttggccttgacagcCCGAATCCACCCTTGGCCCATCTTGATCTCGAACAAATACTGACCCAAAACTTTTGGTCCGACCTTGAAATTTTTTAccttgagtcagggtcagggcggatAAGGGTTGATGTTTTTGGCCTGCCCAGCCCGTCCtgaacccggccctgatttttgcTCCTAATGCTGACCCTGTTGTTAACCCTGAATTtgacctaattttatatattgtttggcattaagtcattgacacctcaaaactcctaatatatcttcttatcgttctctcttgctttttttaccaagaaatttataatttttttatttttcatctcccctttattatgaatattttttatttttaagttatttcatattttgtagggttagggtcagggtatacccagcccttgatgTCAAGGTTAAGGTCAATTAGGGTCATCCTGGCTAGACCCTGAAAAATCGGGGccaatcagggcgggtaagggttgggctgaaccctgaagaTAGGGCTAGGGTTGAAATTTTGCAGCCCTGAGCTAGGATAAGGAcgggtttgggcccaattaaagggactttaaaaccctagcccaacctggCCATGTTGCACCCCTACTAATAGCCACTAGGTCTTGTGAACCTCTTAGATTAAAGAAAAATGGCTATTAAAACAAAAGCAAGACAAGATTTCATACTACTAAAAATCATATAGCTAGATATGAATTATTCCTCTGCAGTATAAGACAATACAATTGAAAAAGTGTTGGGATTTAATCACTTCTATAAGAAGCTCAATGTGGCTGCTTGTAGGGTAGAGGAGCATGACATCGCATTATTCCTTGTAGAAAAATGGTTTTCTATTGCAATCAAGTCGTGGGGTATTTGTATGTACCATTCAAGTGGGTTCTACTTAGGTTAGCTTGTGGGGATAAACTTCTAGTTAAGTGGTAGACGGTTAGATAGTAGATTAGGCTCTTCTTTTGGATGGCTCGTCCATATCTTGTTCATAGTTATCTGGGCGAATATCACATGGTGAGGTGATGATTTAATAATTCATAGCACCTCGTTCTTCGAGCCTTTGTTAACGTCTCATTTTCCACATCTTTCTTAAACTGTTGGATCATTATTTCGTCA is drawn from Macadamia integrifolia cultivar HAES 741 chromosome 7, SCU_Mint_v3, whole genome shotgun sequence and contains these coding sequences:
- the LOC122083440 gene encoding lysine histidine transporter-like 8 isoform X2 is translated as MGDVSLFLETEKSKPQSAVGVPLPPSQSPASFTSATPKTPRTTTTPSHFIAPLPPPPPLACPVPGKVAIVATMQGCLDLEIDEEGAQVGHNHKWSNNPTTDGGGGPDAWLPITESRNGNAFYAAFHTLNSGIGFQALLLPLAFTILGWTWGIISLSLAFGWQLYTLWLLIQLHESVPETRFSRYLHLAKAAFGEKRGKLMALFPIMYLSGGTCVALITLGGRTMKLFFQTICEGTSSCLATPLTNVEWFLVFTCTAIVLAQLPNLNSIAGVSLIGSITAITYCTIIWVVSVTHGRVAGVSYEPLQPKSEVAKIFSILNALGIIAFAFRGHNLMLEIQGTMPSTQKHPSQVPMWKGVKFAYLLIAMCLYPLAIAGYWAYGNLLRTMGCWAPRTNFMETMKPQGLS
- the LOC122083440 gene encoding lysine histidine transporter-like 8 isoform X1, giving the protein MGDVSLFLETEKSKPQSAVGVPLPPSQSPASFTSATPKTPRTTTTPSHFIAPLPPPPPLACPVPGKVAIVATMQGCLDLEIDEEGAQVGHNHKWSNNPTTDGGGGPDAWLPITESRNGNAFYAAFHTLNSGIGFQALLLPLAFTILGWTWGIISLSLAFGWQLYTLWLLIQLHESVPETRFSRYLHLAKAAFGEKRGKLMALFPIMYLSGGTCVALITLGGRTMKLFFQTICEGTSSCLATPLTNVEWFLVFTCTAIVLAQLPNLNSIAGVSLIGSITAITYCTIIWVVSVTHGRVAGVSYEPLQPKSEVAKIFSILNALGIIAFAFRGHNLMLEIQGTMPSTQKHPSQVPMWKGVKFAYLLIAMCLYPLAIAGYWAYGNLIAQNDGMLGASYKFHGNDETSRVVLGLTSMLVIINCLSSFQIYAFPVFDNLEFAYTSKKNKPCSRWLRAGFRVFFGCLAFFIAVALPVLASVAGLLGGIALPITLAYPCFMWILIKRPQRYDAMWFINWGLGILGMALSFLVIAGAVWSIVDRGVQANFFRPP